In one window of Hyla sarda isolate aHylSar1 chromosome 1, aHylSar1.hap1, whole genome shotgun sequence DNA:
- the LOC130294190 gene encoding uncharacterized protein LOC130294190, giving the protein MSSDEKYKEDIPTGKDLIYINVTAMKEEETDVSGDEQYKQDIPTGKNLININARDIKEEETDVSGDEQYMQDIPTGKNLININARDIKEEATDVSSDEQYMEDIPTGKDLIYINATDIKKEETDMSVDMKNKEDIPTGKDLIYINAADLKKEEAETDVSGDEQYMEDITIRNYLNSINATDIQKEEETDMSGDGQYKEDIPTGNCPDMTSEFAVETSLAPNSCNIHTLW; this is encoded by the exons ATGAGCAGTGATGagaagtataaggaggacattcctacagggaaagatctgatctatattaatgttaCAGCcatgaaggaagaagagacagatgtgagcggtgatgagcagtataagcaggacattcctacagggaaaaatCTCATAAATATTAATGCtagagacataaaggaagaagagacagatgtgagcggtgatgagcagtatatgcaggacattcctacagggaaaaatCTCATAAATATTAATGCtagagacataaaggaagaagcgacagatgtgagcagtgatgagcagtatatggaAGACATTCCCACAGGGAAAGATCTCatatatattaatgctacagacataaagaaagaagagacagatatgAGTGTCGATATGAagaataaggaggacattccaacagggaaagatctgatctatattaatgctgcaGACCTAAAGAAAGAAGAagcagagacagatgtgagcggtgatgagcagtatatggaggacatTACTATACGGAACTATCTGAActctattaatgctacagacatacagaaagaagaagagacagatatgAGCGGTGAtgggcagtataaggaggacattcctactggTAACTGCCCAG ACATGACTTCAGAGTTTGCTGTGGAGACATCTTTGGCCCCTAATTCCTGCAACATCCATACACTATGGTAA